In Mycobacterium tuberculosis H37Rv, a single window of DNA contains:
- the fadH gene encoding NADPH dependent 2,4-dienoyl-CoA reductase FadH, which translates to MTNPYPNLLSPLDLGFTTLRNRVVMGSMHTGLEDRARHIDRLADYFAERARGGVGLIITGGYAPNRTGWLLPFASELVTSAQARRHRRITRAVHDSGAKILLQILHAGRYAYHPLAVSASPIKAPITPFRPRALSARGVEATIADFARCAQLARDAGYDGVEIMGSEGYLLNQFLAPRTNKRTDSWGGTPANRRRFPVEIIRRSRAAVGCDFIICYRLSMADYVAEGQSWDEIVALATEVEGAGATIINSGFGWHEARVPTIVTSVPGGAFVDISSAVAEHVTIPVVASNRINMPQAAERILAETQVRLISMARPMLSDPDWVLKAQSNRVDEINTCISCNQACLDHAFARKTVSCLLNPRAGRETQLVLSPTRRARSVAVVGAGPAGLATAANAAQRGHRVTLFEANDFIGGQFDMARRIPGKEEFSETIRYFSTILAKHGVEVRLGTRVAAQELTGYDEVVLATGVAPRIPAIPGIDHPMVLTYAEAITGVRPVGRTVAVVGAGGIGFDVTELLVTDSSPTLNLKEWKAEWGVADPREARGALTTPLPAPPAREVYLLQRTKGPQGKRLGKTTGWVHRASLKAKGVHQLSGVNYEQINDDGLHISFGPKRRRPQLLAVDNVVVCAGQEPVRDLESELRRHGINPHIIGGAAVAAELDAKRAIKQGTELAARL; encoded by the coding sequence ATGACAAATCCATACCCAAATCTGCTGTCCCCGTTGGACCTTGGGTTTACCACGCTGCGCAACCGGGTGGTTATGGGTTCGATGCACACCGGACTGGAAGACCGGGCCCGCCATATCGATCGGCTCGCCGACTACTTCGCCGAACGTGCACGCGGCGGCGTCGGGCTGATCATCACCGGTGGCTACGCGCCCAACCGCACCGGATGGCTGCTGCCGTTCGCCTCCGAACTCGTCACTTCGGCGCAAGCCCGACGGCACCGCCGAATCACCAGGGCGGTCCACGATTCGGGTGCAAAGATCCTGCTGCAAATCCTGCACGCCGGACGCTACGCCTACCACCCACTTGCGGTCAGCGCCTCGCCGATCAAGGCGCCGATCACCCCGTTTCGTCCGCGAGCACTATCGGCTCGCGGGGTCGAAGCGACCATCGCGGATTTCGCCCGCTGCGCGCAGTTGGCCCGCGATGCCGGCTACGACGGCGTCGAAATCATGGGCAGCGAAGGGTATCTGCTCAATCAGTTCCTGGCGCCGCGCACCAACAAGCGCACCGACTCGTGGGGCGGCACACCGGCCAACCGTCGCCGGTTCCCGGTCGAGATCATCCGACGCAGCCGCGCCGCCGTCGGATGCGACTTCATCATCTGTTACCGGCTGTCAATGGCCGACTACGTTGCAGAAGGCCAGAGTTGGGATGAAATCGTCGCGCTGGCAACCGAAGTGGAAGGGGCAGGCGCAACCATCATCAACTCCGGCTTCGGCTGGCACGAGGCCCGGGTGCCCACTATCGTCACCTCAGTGCCGGGCGGCGCGTTTGTCGACATCAGCAGCGCCGTCGCCGAACACGTCACTATCCCGGTGGTGGCGTCCAACCGGATCAACATGCCGCAGGCCGCGGAACGGATTCTGGCCGAAACCCAGGTGCGGCTGATATCAATGGCCCGGCCGATGCTGAGCGACCCGGACTGGGTGCTCAAGGCGCAGTCCAATCGGGTCGACGAAATCAACACCTGCATCTCCTGCAATCAAGCCTGCCTGGACCACGCATTTGCCAGGAAAACGGTGTCGTGTCTGCTCAATCCACGCGCCGGGCGCGAGACGCAGTTGGTGCTGTCCCCGACCCGGCGCGCCCGCTCGGTGGCCGTCGTCGGGGCTGGACCAGCCGGGCTGGCCACGGCGGCCAACGCCGCGCAACGGGGTCACCGGGTCACGCTGTTCGAGGCCAACGACTTTATCGGTGGACAGTTTGACATGGCCCGCCGCATTCCCGGCAAAGAGGAATTCAGCGAAACCATCCGGTATTTCTCGACGATTCTGGCCAAACACGGTGTCGAGGTGCGACTGGGCACTCGGGTGGCCGCCCAGGAGTTGACCGGCTACGACGAGGTCGTCTTGGCCACCGGCGTGGCACCGCGCATTCCGGCCATCCCCGGCATCGACCACCCCATGGTGTTAACCTACGCCGAAGCCATCACCGGTGTCAGACCGGTCGGGCGAACCGTGGCTGTCGTCGGCGCCGGCGGCATTGGCTTCGACGTCACCGAACTGCTGGTCACCGACTCCTCACCCACCCTCAACCTCAAAGAGTGGAAGGCCGAATGGGGGGTCGCTGATCCGCGAGAAGCCCGCGGAGCGTTGACGACTCCACTGCCGGCGCCGCCCGCCCGTGAGGTGTACCTACTGCAGCGCACCAAAGGCCCGCAGGGCAAGCGGCTCGGCAAGACCACCGGATGGGTCCACCGGGCGTCGTTGAAGGCCAAGGGCGTTCATCAGCTGTCTGGGGTGAACTACGAACAGATCAACGACGACGGCCTACACATCAGCTTCGGCCCGAAGCGCAGGCGGCCCCAGCTGCTGGCGGTGGACAACGTAGTGGTCTGCGCCGGCCAGGAACCGGTGCGAGATCTGGAGAGTGAACTGCGCCGGCACGGCATTAACCCGCACATCATCGGTGGCGCGGCGGTTGCCGCTGAGTTGGACGCCAAGCGCGCCATCAAGCAAGGCACCGAACTTGCGGCCAGGCTATAA
- the fdxC gene encoding ferredoxin FdxC: MTYTIAEPCVDIKDKACIEECPVDCIYEGARMLYIHPDECVDCGACEPVCPVEAIFYEDDVPEQWSHYTQINADFFAELGSPGGAAKVGMTENDPQAVKDLAPQSEDA, translated from the coding sequence GTGACGTACACGATCGCCGAACCCTGTGTCGACATCAAGGACAAGGCATGCATTGAGGAGTGCCCGGTCGATTGCATCTACGAGGGCGCCCGGATGCTGTATATCCACCCCGACGAATGCGTCGACTGTGGGGCTTGCGAGCCGGTCTGCCCCGTTGAAGCTATCTTCTACGAAGACGATGTGCCCGAACAGTGGAGCCATTACACCCAGATCAACGCCGATTTCTTCGCCGAGCTGGGATCGCCGGGCGGTGCGGCCAAGGTTGGCATGACCGAGAACGACCCGCAAGCGGTCAAGGATCTGGCGCCGCAGAGCGAGGACGCCTGA
- a CDS encoding aminotransferase — translation MSASLPVFPWDTLADAKALAGAHPDGIVDLSVGTPVDPVAPLIQEALAAASAAPGYPATAGTARLRESVVAALARRYGITRLTEAAVLPVIGTKELIAWLPTLLGLGGADLVVVPELAYPTYDVGARLAGTRVLRADALTQLGPQSPALLYLNSPSNPTGRVLGVDHLRKVVEWARGRGVLVVSDECYLGLGWDAEPVSVLHPSVCDGDHTGLLAVHSLSKSSSLAGYRAGFVVGDLEIVAELLAVRKHAGMMVPAPVQAAMVAALDDDAHERQQRERYAQRRAALLPALGSAGFAVDYSDAGLYLWATRGEPCRDSAAWLAQRGILVAPGDFYGPGGAQHVRVALTATDERVAAAVGRLTC, via the coding sequence GTGTCGGCGTCTCTGCCCGTCTTCCCCTGGGACACCTTGGCCGACGCGAAAGCGCTGGCCGGGGCCCATCCGGATGGCATCGTCGACCTCTCCGTCGGCACTCCGGTCGACCCGGTCGCACCGCTGATCCAGGAGGCGCTGGCGGCGGCCAGTGCCGCCCCTGGCTATCCGGCGACCGCCGGCACCGCACGGTTACGTGAGTCTGTGGTGGCAGCGCTGGCTCGCCGCTACGGCATCACCAGGCTGACCGAGGCGGCCGTGTTGCCGGTTATCGGCACCAAGGAACTCATCGCCTGGTTGCCGACGTTGTTGGGCCTGGGCGGTGCGGATCTGGTCGTCGTGCCCGAATTGGCATATCCGACTTATGACGTCGGCGCCCGCCTGGCCGGAACGCGGGTGCTGCGTGCGGATGCGCTGACCCAGCTGGGTCCGCAATCCCCGGCACTGCTCTACCTGAACTCGCCGAGCAACCCGACCGGACGGGTGCTGGGTGTCGACCATTTGCGCAAGGTGGTCGAGTGGGCCCGGGGCAGAGGCGTTCTCGTGGTTTCCGACGAGTGCTACCTGGGATTGGGCTGGGACGCCGAACCGGTTTCGGTGCTACATCCCTCGGTGTGCGACGGCGACCACACCGGGTTGCTGGCTGTGCACTCACTATCGAAGAGCTCATCGCTCGCCGGCTACCGAGCGGGTTTCGTCGTCGGTGACCTCGAGATCGTTGCCGAGCTACTAGCGGTGCGCAAACACGCCGGGATGATGGTGCCGGCGCCGGTACAGGCGGCTATGGTGGCCGCGCTGGACGACGACGCGCACGAAAGGCAACAGCGGGAGCGCTACGCACAACGGCGTGCCGCGCTGTTGCCGGCGCTGGGCTCCGCGGGTTTTGCGGTCGACTATTCGGACGCCGGATTGTATCTATGGGCCACTCGCGGCGAGCCGTGCCGCGACAGTGCCGCGTGGCTGGCGCAGCGGGGCATCCTGGTGGCACCGGGTGATTTCTACGGCCCGGGTGGGGCTCAGCACGTGCGGGTGGCGCTGACGGCCACCGACGAGCGGGTTGCGGCGGCGGTCGGACGGCTCACCTGTTAG
- the pks3 gene encoding polyketide beta-ketoacyl synthase (Rv1180/Rv1181 fusion has been called msl3. The two CDS's may represent separate modules of the polyketide synthase.): MRTATATSVAVIGMACRLPGGIDSPQRLWEALLRGDDLVGEIPADRWDANVYYDPEPGVPGRSVSRWGAFLDDVGGFDCDFFGLTEREATAIDPQHRLLLEVSWEAIEHAGVDPATLAESQTGVFVGLTHGDYELLSADCGAAEGPYGFTGTSNSFASGRVAYTLGLHGPAVTVDTACSSGLTAVHQACRSLDDGESDLALAGGVVVTLEPRKSVSGSLQGMLSPTGRCHAFDEAADGFVSGEGCVVLLLKRLPDAVRDGDRVLAIVRGTAANQDGRTVNIAAPSAQAQIAVYQQALAAAGVEASTVGMVEAHGTGTPVGDPVEYASLAAVYGTEGPCALTSVKTNFGHLQSASGPLGLMKTILALRHGVVPQNLHFCRLPDQLAEIDTELFVPQANTSWPDNTGQPRRAAVSSYGMSGTNVHAILEQAPVSEPAASGPELTPEAGGLALFPVSATSAEQLHVTAARLADWVDQNGNAGSRVSMRDLG, from the coding sequence GTGCGCACCGCAACCGCCACATCGGTCGCCGTTATCGGCATGGCTTGCCGGCTCCCGGGCGGCATCGATTCCCCACAACGCCTCTGGGAAGCGCTGTTACGCGGCGACGATTTGGTGGGTGAGATTCCCGCTGACCGGTGGGACGCGAACGTGTACTACGACCCCGAACCTGGTGTCCCTGGTCGATCGGTATCGCGTTGGGGCGCCTTTCTGGACGACGTCGGCGGGTTTGACTGCGATTTCTTCGGCCTGACCGAGCGGGAGGCGACCGCGATCGACCCACAGCACCGCTTGCTGCTGGAAGTGTCGTGGGAGGCTATCGAGCACGCGGGTGTGGACCCGGCGACGCTCGCTGAATCACAAACAGGTGTCTTCGTAGGACTGACACACGGCGACTACGAGCTGCTGTCCGCGGATTGCGGCGCCGCGGAAGGACCGTACGGATTCACCGGCACCAGTAACAGTTTCGCGTCCGGGCGAGTGGCCTACACACTCGGACTGCATGGCCCCGCGGTCACGGTGGACACCGCGTGCTCGTCCGGGTTGACGGCTGTGCATCAAGCCTGCCGCAGCCTGGATGACGGTGAAAGCGATCTCGCTCTTGCCGGTGGTGTGGTTGTCACGCTAGAACCGCGGAAGTCCGTCTCGGGTTCCCTGCAAGGCATGTTGTCGCCTACCGGGCGTTGCCATGCCTTCGACGAAGCAGCTGATGGCTTCGTGTCCGGTGAGGGGTGCGTGGTCCTGCTGCTGAAGCGGCTACCGGATGCGGTGCGCGACGGTGATCGTGTGCTGGCGATCGTTCGTGGCACCGCAGCCAACCAGGATGGCCGCACCGTGAATATCGCGGCGCCGTCGGCGCAGGCTCAGATCGCGGTGTATCAGCAAGCGTTGGCTGCAGCGGGCGTCGAAGCGTCGACGGTGGGGATGGTCGAAGCCCACGGCACCGGCACCCCCGTTGGAGATCCGGTCGAATACGCGAGCCTGGCCGCGGTGTACGGAACCGAGGGTCCGTGCGCGCTGACGTCGGTGAAAACAAACTTCGGTCACCTGCAGTCGGCATCGGGGCCCCTGGGGTTGATGAAGACAATCCTGGCGTTGCGGCATGGGGTTGTGCCGCAGAACCTGCACTTCTGCCGGCTGCCTGATCAGCTGGCTGAGATTGACACTGAACTCTTTGTGCCGCAAGCGAATACATCCTGGCCGGACAACACCGGACAGCCACGTCGCGCTGCGGTTTCCTCGTATGGAATGTCGGGTACCAACGTGCATGCCATCTTGGAGCAAGCGCCGGTATCAGAACCAGCGGCTTCGGGACCTGAGCTCACTCCCGAAGCCGGTGGGCTGGCGTTGTTTCCGGTGTCGGCTACCTCGGCTGAGCAACTACACGTCACGGCCGCCCGGCTGGCGGATTGGGTCGACCAGAACGGCAACGCGGGCAGTCGAGTTAGCATGCGGGACCTGGGCTAA
- the pks4 gene encoding polyketide beta-ketoacyl synthase (Rv1180/Rv1181 fusion has been called msl3. The two CDS's may represent separate modules of the polyketide synthase.) has translation MTASSFDELSAALRDVAGDQIPYQPAVGHDDRGPVWVFSGQGSQWPGMGTELLVAEPVFAATVAAMEPVIARESGFSVTEAMSAPQTVSGIDRVQPTIFAVQVALAAALKSYGVRPGAIIGHSLGEAAAAVVAGALSLHDGLRVICRRSRLMSRIAGSGAMASVELPGQQVLSELAIRGISDVVLSVVASPTSTVVGGATQSIRDLVAAWEQQDVLAREVAVDVASHTPQVDPILDELLEVLAEVDPTAPEIPYYSATLWDPRERPSFTGEYWVENLRYTVRFAAAVQAALKDGYRVFGELAPHPLLTYAVEQNAASLDMPIATLAAMRRGEQLPFGLRGFVADVHNAGAKVDFSVQYPDGRLVDAPLPSWTHRTLMLSREDSHRSHTGAVQAVHPLLGAHVHLLEEPERHVWQAGVGTGAHPWLGDHRIHNVAAFPGAAYCEMALAAARTTLGELSEVRDIKFEQTLLLDEQTVVSSAATIAAPGILQFAVESHQEGEPARRASAMLHALEEMPQPPGYDTNALTAAHESSMSGEELRKMFNSLGIQYGPAFSGLVAVHTARGDVTTVLAEVALPGAIRSQQSAYASHPALLDACFQSVLVHPEVQKATVGGLMLPVGVRRLRNYHSTRSAHYCLARVTSSSRAGECEADLDVFDQAGTVLLTVEGLRLAAGISEHERANRVFDERLLTIEWERGELPEVPQIDAGSWLLLSASEADPLTAQLADALNAVGAQSTSVASASDVAQLRSLLGGRLTGVVVVTGPPTGGLTQCGRDYVSQLVGIARELAELPGEPPRLFVVTRSAASVLPSDLANLEQAGLRGLMRVIDSEHPHLGATAIDVDNDETVAALVASQLQSGSQEDETAWRNGIWYTARLRPGPLRPAERRTAVVEYRRDGMRLQIRTPGDLESLEFVTFDRVAPGPGEIEVAVTASSVNFADVLVAFGRYPTFEGYRQQLGIDFAGVVTAVGPDVTEHRIGDHVGGMSANGCWSTFVRCDARLAVTLPPELPVAAAAAVPTASATAWYALHDLARICSDDKVLIHSGTGGVGQAAIAIARAAGCEIFATAGSAQRRQLLHDMGVEHVYDSRSTEFAEQIRGDTDGYGVDVVLNSLPGAAQRAGIELLAFGGRFVEIGKRDIYGDTRLGLFPFRRNLSLYAVDLALLTHSHPHTVRRLLKTVYQHTVEGTLPVPQTTHYPIHDAAVAIRLVGGAGHTGKVVLDVPRTGEGVAVVPPEQVRTSRPDGAYLVTGGLGGLGLFLAGELAAAGCGRIVLNSRSTPSPHATRVIERLRAAGADIQVECGDIADAATAHRVVAVATASGLPVRGVLHAAAVVEDATLANVTDELIDRCWAPKVHGAWNIHRATAAQPLEWFCLFSSAAALVGSPGQGAYAAANSWLDAFAHWRRAQGLPATSIAWGAWAEIGRATALAEGTGAAIAPAEGARAFQTLLRYGRAYSGYAPIMGTPWLTAFAQRSRFAEAFHATGQNQPATGKFLAELGSLPREEWPRTVRRLVSDQISLLLRRTIDPDRPLSDYGLDSLGNLELRTRIETETGIRVSPTKITTVRGLAEHVCDELAAAQSAPV, from the coding sequence GTGACGGCGAGCAGTTTTGACGAGCTGAGCGCGGCGCTGCGGGACGTCGCTGGCGATCAGATTCCCTATCAGCCCGCAGTGGGGCACGACGACCGCGGGCCGGTGTGGGTGTTCTCCGGGCAAGGCTCTCAGTGGCCCGGGATGGGCACTGAACTGCTGGTAGCCGAACCGGTGTTCGCCGCCACCGTCGCGGCGATGGAGCCGGTGATCGCTAGGGAGTCAGGGTTTTCGGTGACCGAAGCGATGTCGGCGCCACAGACGGTCAGCGGTATTGACCGGGTGCAGCCCACCATCTTCGCGGTGCAGGTCGCCCTGGCCGCGGCCCTGAAGTCGTATGGGGTACGTCCTGGTGCCATCATCGGGCACTCGCTCGGCGAGGCTGCGGCAGCCGTGGTCGCCGGAGCACTGTCGCTGCACGACGGATTGCGAGTCATCTGCCGGCGCTCGCGGCTGATGTCGCGCATCGCCGGTAGTGGCGCGATGGCATCGGTGGAACTGCCCGGCCAACAAGTGTTGTCAGAACTTGCGATTCGTGGGATCTCCGACGTCGTGCTCTCGGTGGTTGCCTCTCCGACCTCAACCGTCGTCGGCGGCGCCACGCAGTCGATACGTGACCTGGTGGCGGCCTGGGAGCAGCAGGATGTGCTGGCGCGCGAGGTAGCTGTGGACGTCGCTTCACATACACCGCAGGTCGATCCCATCCTGGACGAGTTGCTCGAGGTCCTGGCCGAGGTCGATCCGACGGCGCCGGAAATTCCGTATTACTCCGCAACGTTGTGGGATCCGCGCGAGCGACCGTCGTTCACCGGCGAGTACTGGGTGGAAAACCTGCGGTACACGGTGCGATTCGCGGCGGCGGTACAGGCCGCGCTCAAGGACGGGTACCGAGTGTTCGGCGAGCTGGCTCCGCATCCGCTGCTCACCTACGCGGTCGAGCAGAACGCCGCCAGTCTCGACATGCCGATCGCAACGCTTGCCGCGATGCGGCGCGGGGAACAGCTGCCGTTCGGGTTGCGCGGCTTCGTCGCCGACGTGCACAACGCCGGCGCCAAGGTGGACTTCTCTGTCCAGTACCCTGATGGGCGCTTGGTGGATGCGCCATTGCCGAGCTGGACGCACCGCACCCTGATGCTCAGCCGTGAGGATTCACACCGCTCGCACACCGGCGCGGTCCAGGCGGTTCATCCGCTGCTTGGGGCCCATGTGCACCTGTTGGAGGAACCGGAGCGTCACGTCTGGCAGGCCGGGGTTGGCACCGGGGCGCATCCGTGGCTCGGTGACCATCGGATACACAACGTGGCTGCGTTTCCCGGTGCGGCCTACTGTGAGATGGCATTGGCCGCGGCGCGCACCACTCTTGGCGAGCTGTCGGAGGTGCGCGACATCAAGTTCGAGCAGACGCTGTTGCTGGACGAGCAGACGGTGGTCTCATCGGCCGCGACGATCGCCGCGCCTGGGATCCTACAGTTCGCAGTCGAGAGTCATCAGGAAGGCGAGCCCGCACGGCGGGCCAGCGCGATGCTGCACGCATTGGAGGAGATGCCGCAGCCGCCCGGGTACGACACGAACGCTCTGACCGCCGCCCATGAGTCCAGCATGAGCGGTGAGGAACTGCGAAAAATGTTTAACAGCTTAGGTATTCAGTATGGTCCGGCTTTTTCAGGCCTAGTTGCGGTGCACACGGCGCGCGGGGACGTCACCACAGTGCTCGCCGAGGTCGCGCTGCCTGGAGCCATCCGATCTCAGCAGTCGGCATATGCCAGCCACCCGGCCCTGCTTGATGCGTGTTTCCAGTCGGTGCTTGTTCATCCCGAGGTCCAGAAGGCGACTGTCGGTGGTCTGATGCTGCCCGTGGGCGTGCGTAGGCTGCGCAACTATCACTCGACGCGCAGCGCGCACTACTGCCTCGCCCGGGTCACGTCATCGTCGCGAGCCGGCGAATGCGAAGCCGATCTCGACGTGTTCGACCAGGCCGGAACGGTACTTTTGACCGTCGAGGGATTACGGCTGGCCGCAGGGATTTCCGAACATGAACGCGCGAACCGGGTGTTCGACGAGCGATTGTTGACCATCGAGTGGGAGCGGGGTGAGCTGCCTGAGGTGCCGCAGATCGATGCGGGATCCTGGCTGCTGCTCAGTGCGTCCGAAGCTGATCCGCTGACCGCGCAACTCGCCGACGCGTTGAATGCCGTTGGTGCCCAGAGCACTAGCGTGGCTTCGGCGTCGGATGTCGCACAATTGCGTTCGCTGCTCGGAGGCAGGCTCACCGGTGTTGTCGTGGTGACTGGCCCGCCAACGGGTGGTTTGACACAGTGCGGCCGCGACTATGTGTCACAGCTGGTGGGTATTGCCCGCGAGCTCGCGGAGCTGCCCGGTGAGCCGCCGCGGCTGTTCGTGGTGACCAGGAGCGCGGCGAGCGTGCTGCCGAGCGATCTTGCCAACTTGGAACAGGCGGGATTGCGTGGACTGATGCGGGTGATCGATTCCGAGCATCCGCACCTGGGTGCCACCGCAATCGACGTCGACAACGACGAGACCGTCGCTGCCCTGGTGGCCAGCCAACTACAGAGCGGGTCGCAGGAGGACGAAACCGCTTGGCGCAATGGCATTTGGTACACCGCCCGGCTGCGTCCCGGTCCGTTACGCCCGGCCGAACGGCGAACCGCCGTCGTCGAATACAGACGCGACGGTATGCGCCTGCAGATCCGCACTCCCGGCGACCTCGAGTCGTTGGAGTTCGTCACATTCGACCGGGTCGCGCCGGGACCGGGCGAGATCGAGGTCGCGGTGACCGCATCGAGTGTCAACTTCGCCGACGTTCTGGTCGCTTTCGGGCGGTATCCCACCTTCGAGGGCTACCGACAGCAGTTGGGCATCGACTTCGCCGGTGTGGTGACCGCGGTCGGGCCGGATGTCACCGAGCATCGGATCGGTGATCACGTCGGCGGCATGTCCGCCAATGGCTGCTGGAGCACATTCGTCAGATGCGATGCCCGGCTGGCGGTGACGCTCCCGCCCGAGCTGCCGGTGGCCGCCGCCGCCGCGGTACCGACCGCCTCCGCGACGGCTTGGTACGCCCTGCACGATCTGGCTCGCATCTGCTCGGACGACAAGGTGCTGATTCACTCGGGGACCGGTGGTGTCGGGCAGGCGGCGATCGCGATCGCACGGGCCGCCGGATGCGAGATCTTCGCCACCGCGGGCAGTGCCCAGCGGCGACAACTGCTGCACGACATGGGTGTCGAGCATGTCTACGACTCACGGAGCACCGAGTTCGCCGAGCAGATCCGAGGCGACACCGATGGGTATGGTGTCGACGTCGTACTCAACTCGCTGCCCGGCGCCGCACAACGTGCTGGGATCGAATTGCTGGCCTTTGGCGGGCGATTCGTGGAGATCGGCAAACGTGACATCTACGGCGACACTCGGCTCGGGTTGTTCCCGTTCCGCCGCAACCTGTCGCTGTATGCCGTCGACTTGGCGCTGCTGACACACAGCCACCCGCACACCGTCCGGCGCCTGCTGAAAACCGTCTACCAACACACGGTCGAGGGCACGCTGCCGGTGCCGCAGACCACGCACTATCCCATTCACGACGCTGCCGTTGCCATTCGTTTGGTCGGCGGAGCCGGGCACACCGGAAAAGTGGTGCTCGATGTGCCGCGTACCGGTGAAGGCGTGGCCGTGGTGCCCCCCGAACAGGTCCGCACGTCCCGGCCCGACGGCGCCTATCTCGTCACCGGTGGTTTGGGCGGCCTCGGCCTGTTCCTTGCCGGCGAGCTGGCGGCGGCGGGCTGCGGACGCATCGTGCTCAACTCCCGTTCGACGCCCAGCCCGCACGCCACCAGGGTCATCGAGCGGCTCCGCGCCGCCGGTGCTGATATCCAGGTGGAATGCGGTGACATCGCTGATGCCGCAACGGCCCACCGAGTGGTGGCGGTGGCCACCGCCTCGGGCTTGCCGGTGCGCGGCGTGCTGCACGCGGCGGCGGTGGTCGAGGACGCTACGTTGGCCAATGTCACCGACGAACTTATCGACCGCTGTTGGGCGCCGAAGGTACACGGCGCGTGGAACATTCATCGGGCCACCGCCGCGCAGCCACTGGAGTGGTTCTGCTTGTTCTCCTCGGCCGCGGCCTTGGTGGGCTCGCCGGGTCAAGGCGCATATGCGGCGGCCAACAGCTGGTTGGACGCTTTTGCCCACTGGCGGCGGGCGCAGGGCCTTCCGGCTACCTCAATCGCCTGGGGAGCATGGGCCGAGATTGGCCGCGCTACCGCGCTGGCCGAAGGCACCGGCGCAGCGATCGCGCCCGCCGAGGGTGCTCGAGCCTTCCAGACGCTGCTTCGCTACGGCCGGGCGTACTCCGGCTATGCCCCGATCATGGGTACCCCATGGTTGACGGCCTTTGCGCAACGTAGCCGATTTGCCGAAGCGTTCCACGCCACGGGCCAAAATCAACCGGCCACCGGGAAATTCCTCGCCGAACTGGGCAGCTTGCCCCGCGAAGAGTGGCCCCGCACAGTCAGGCGGTTGGTATCGGACCAGATCAGCCTGCTGCTGCGGCGAACCATTGATCCGGACCGGCCGCTGTCCGACTATGGTTTGGATTCCTTGGGCAACTTGGAGTTGCGGACCCGCATCGAAACCGAAACGGGTATACGCGTCAGTCCCACAAAGATCACCACGGTTCGCGGCTTGGCCGAGCACGTGTGCGACGAGCTGGCAGCCGCCCAATCTGCGCCGGTCTGA